A region of the Pricia mediterranea genome:
TTCATGGCTGTTTTCGGGAATGATTTCGTCCAAAGTTCCTTAAATTACTAAAATGGGCTGTTTGGTTTTCTGAAAATATGGCATGGGACCGTTTAAAAGTTTTGGATCGGCCTGAACTTCTTCAAGATTGGGAACCCATATTTTGGAGAACCATGGTTTGGACCTTTCCGCTTACTTGAACCTTTCTTGCCGGTATCTGAAATGCATTCTGCTCCAAACTGGTAAAGAATACCTTCCAGTCGGTGGAATCTTTTTTTATTTCGAAGGATATGGCATCCGAAAGATTGCCATGGTTAAAAATGCCGCTGTATGTTCCTTCCTTTCCAACTTCCTTTGCTTCTTGCTGCAAACAACTGCTGACAATCATGACCGTAAGCAATAATAGGGCAAAATTTTTCATTTTCTCAAGGTTCTAATTCCCATCAGGATAAGCGTCACCAATAAAATTATAAAGTACAGGGTCGTAACCCCGCTTTTGAAAAGACTAAAAAAAGCAGCGTTTGTTACCATTCCAGATGTTAAATTGGGATAATTGATCAGTAAATTAATGATTCCAAAATTCTCTAAATAATCTGCCAATCCCGCAAATAGCGGTAGCAAACAGAGATAAAACAACTTAGTATCAAACTTGTTCAACTTTTTCAAAAAGTAAGCGAGTATCGAACAATAGCTGATGCCGAATAGTGCCGGGTAGATCATATCTATAGGAAGTTGACGATACAAGTATGTGTCCCTTCCCTTCGGCCCGAGGGCATCGAACAGTGTATTTACATAATCAAGATTATAACCGGTCGGCATCATATCCAATAATTTTAATCCTTCTGCATATCCTGAAACAAGTGGAATGGTTATCCCCAACATTATGAAATAGATGAAACTGGTCATTATAAAAAGGGCCAGTACCTTTTTGCCCTGAAGATTCTTTCCGATAATCGCTCTTAGCTTTTTCATTCCTCGAATTTTATTAGACAAAGGAACGACCCTCGTTGGGCCCCTACATTAACAAATGATAAAAAGCGATTTCAGGTCTGCTTTCTTAATCGGCTTAGGGAAACATTGGTAATGCCTAAGTAGGAAGCGATCATGGGATGGGGAATTTTGTTCTCCAACATTGAGAAATCTCTTCGGAATTGTTCCAACCTTTCCTTGGCCGACCATGATGCCATTCGGATTTCTTTGTTTACCTTATTCAAAAGTTCTTGTCGCAGGACAGTATTGCCGAATTCACGTATCTCAAGATTGTCTATCATTAATGATTCAAATGCTTTGGCATCGATTTGGACAAAAGTACAGTCGGTAATCGCTTTACAATGCAGTATCGATTTTCCCTTTTGCGTTCGCGTAACAAAAGGAGGTAAAACGGTATTGTCTTCAAAAAAGGAAAGCGTGATTTCCTCTCCTTCGAAGTTTAACAAAAAAGTATGGGCAATGCCCTGCAAAAGGATATATTCAGATTGTTCGGGTTGATTTGGTTTAAAAAGAAGTGTTCCGCTTTTAAAGTTTTGCTCTTCGCAAATGGATGCTAATTCTTTACGGGATTTTAAAGATAGGTGTGGTGTATAGATATCAATGGCCCTATGCAGTATTGAGGCTTTCATATCTTAGATATTAGCATAATGGAAATGGTTCGAAATACGTATTGCATTCAGCAATTTTTAAGCTCCGTAGTTTAATTGCCCAATTCTGTTACTCCTTTTGACAATCTAGGCGATTTAAAACAACTGGGCACCTCTAACGAGTCGATAAGTCCAGAATATTCCAAGGCACCCCGTATATAGGAGTTGGAATTATACCCTTTTTTAGGAGTCTCGGGAATTAGGGCATATCTAAGCGAGTTATGACAGTTCCGTTCATATTCTAAAATGCGCTTAACCACATCTATGTCATTTACCGCTATTTTTTTACAAAGACCCTTTTGCCGGATTTATGATTATCGATTCGGTCAAAGTTTAAAACCTTGATGAGATTCCCCATTTTGGAAGCCGTAGTATCGTATGTACATTCTGAACTTGCACTTATTGTTGTTTCCCATAAAGTTTCTTGTTTAGTTTTCAAACCATTGAAACAGGATGCCTCGTCTTCAGGAAAATCCCTTGTTTTGAAATCATAAAAAGGTGTGGTTCTTTCCATAAAATCGGGTTCTAAATCAGTTAAAAATAGTTAAAGTAAAACTCGATCGCATTCCCAAGAATAAAACTTGTTATTGCCCATGCAAGGGTTATTCTTCCCAAATTAAATACATTTGAAAAGGCTATCCATAAGGACACCATTGCACAAACAAAGAACAGCACCATGGCATAATTGGGGAC
Encoded here:
- a CDS encoding Crp/Fnr family transcriptional regulator; translation: MKASILHRAIDIYTPHLSLKSRKELASICEEQNFKSGTLLFKPNQPEQSEYILLQGIAHTFLLNFEGEEITLSFFEDNTVLPPFVTRTQKGKSILHCKAITDCTFVQIDAKAFESLMIDNLEIREFGNTVLRQELLNKVNKEIRMASWSAKERLEQFRRDFSMLENKIPHPMIASYLGITNVSLSRLRKQT